ccgctgctgccgctgttgttggtgtttgcctcgtccgtgtcgtcggttgcattctcgggctgtctgagctgcaacctaagttaaggtaaataagtcctctatttattttaaggattgcaatgattcatatttatCACCGCGGGTACCAGCGCTAcatcctgggactggtactgagatcgcggtttcgtaggaagcggctCGCGctgtttttcctacgacacgctcatATCAgatgccgttgtacggcggtgccggattggggtgtgacattaTATACCACAATTGCAAACAAGATTTATGAGTAGTAGTATTATATTTGAAAAAAGAAGATGATTGTTGGTTGTCTCAGTAGCTTTTCCTCGTGCCACAACCAAGTAATGTGTGCCTTGCTTGCTAGTGCCTAGTTGGATGTTTTGGCTTGCATTGGAACCAATAGATCGAGTAATTAAGCATGTGCTTATGTCTTGCTGTATGACTAAGCTCGGGCGCATGCTTGTACTGGCCGGGCCTTGGCTCTGCCACTGGTCGAAGAATCCGCCACGGCGTCTAAACCATAACCTTGCTTTACCCCGCCTGctcaccgccctcctccatcCCTGTGGCTCTGGCGCCGCTGTCGGCGCCTCACCGTCAACCGTAGGGTCACCGCCTCCCACAACCATCCTTCTAAGCCCAACAATCTCCCCTTTCTTTCCCCTCTGTCCTCGCTCCTCTCACCCCCCATCTCAACCTAGGACCATAATTCATACAATAGAGATAGACACATTTCTTTTCAGGGGAAAAAACGTCtcttgaaataaaaaaaattatgcaccTGCACAGCAGCACAAGCAAGCCAAATTAATTTGTGGACcaatttacttcctccgttcccatttttagctataaatctggacaactATGTGCCCAGATTCATAatcaaaagttgctatattttgggatggaggcaGTAGGACTTTATCAATAACCAAATTACTCACGACACTTTGCATGTGCAATTTTAGGTCAGGGGTAAATATATTGGGGCCATCAATTAATTTATGGAGCCTGAAATGGAACAGTTTAAATCCATGTTCAACCGCGGAAAGGCCACAGCCCCCTTCTTGGGTGATTAGTAAGGTCGAAGGCAACGCGACTTTTCTAATCCCCACACACCCGCCTGAAAATAACGCGCGCGGGGCTGTGGCTGTGGTGTTATTTGCTTGTTCGCTTCGGGAGCACCAGCTCATCGCAAGCGACCGCCATGGCTTTCCTCACGCTTCTCTCCCGCGCTctgatctcgccgccgccgccgcctccttatATAGCCGCGTTGCTCGTGTGTTTCTCGGCACGCGCTCAACCCACAGCTGCCACGATCGAACACACGTGCGCTCAGATCGAGCTGAtgatactagctagctagctagctagctatagctagataGGCATGTCGTCGTCAACTATATAGGTGCGCCTAGCTTGCTAGCTGCTGCCCTAGCTGAAGCCGATCGATCAAATGTCTGAccacgggccgccgccgccgcggtcgtcGGGGAAGCACCCCTTCTACCGAGGGATCAGGAGCCGGAGCGGCAAGTGGGTGTCGGAGATCCGGGAGCCGCGGAAGGCTCGCCGCATCTGGCTCGGCACGTTCCCGACGGCCGAGATGGCCGCCGTCGCCTACGAcgtggcggcgcgcgcgctGCGTGGGCCCGACGCGGCGCTCAACTTCCCCGATCTGGCCGCCTCGCGCACCGCGCCACCCGCGTCCAGCTCAGCGGACGACATCCGCGCAGCggctgccgccgcggccgcctcgctGCAGCACGaccgtgccggcggcggcattgcccCTGCCGCCTCTGGATCAGCGCACCAGCAGCGCGGCGGGAGCAGTGCCGCCGCGCGCACCacggcgggcagcggcggcgcgcagcaggaaggcagcagcggcgccggcgccgggagcCACCAGTATTTCTTGGACGAGGAGGCCCTCTTCGAGACGCCGCAGTTCCTGCGGAACATGGCCGCCGGGATGATGATGAGCCCCCCGAGGCTCAGCCCCAGCTCCTCCGACGATTCGCCGGACCCGTCGGAGGCCGGGGGCAGCCTCTGGAGCTACCGTGACCCATAGATAACAATCCCTCCATGCATGGTAACGGCTGGCGATGAACTGAGATCGATGacggtaataattaattaactactactcttgatgcatgcatggagaTGAAACCAAAACACTGCCGCTCGTTATAGCTACAGTACCACTAAGTATTTGATATGATAAGCTTGCATATGATGCTGGAATGATGTGGAGAGACGAGGAGGTACAAACTACAAACTGAAACTGGTATGGAGTCCCTTTTTTGCTCTCCAGTCATGCATGCTGGATGTGGTGTTAGCTCAGCAGCTGATTGCCTAATCTGCTGCTAATGCATGTCTACCTATCTGTTCTAGCTtgtttctcctctctttttttcccggGCTCTTGGCTTCTCTCTGTGGTGTTTTGGCTTGATGAAGCCGGCTTAAAGGGAAGTTATAGGTCTCCCGTTTCACCTGGCTGGGGACTCACTAGCTGAAATATTAATCAATTCACATCGGCCAGTGCAGTACATATATAAACAGTACtgcaaaaggaaaaataatacTTTAATTTCCTGAAATGCCGAGTAACCATGAGGAGTACTGTATATATTGTGGTTGTGTATGCTTGTACTGCATGTGTGAAATAAGAATTTGGGGGTGGATTAACTGTAAGATGTGCGCGCAGTGCATCGCTCCACACCTTACCCTTTTCTAAACACTCATAGGCTCATTGCTTATAGTGAAATGAAGTGAAGtagtaattctaaaaaaaaagtgaagtaGTGTGTGTAGATATGACCGATGTGTGGACTCTGGCCTTTGGGTAAGTGATCTTGGTcgttgaaaaaaatgaaaagaccAACGACTTGGGGTGGTTAATTAGCTCGATACTACCTGATCTAACAAGATTCGATCTTTTGCAAATGATTAACCAGATGATTACTTTCATTAAAAACATATGATAGTACTTGCTTCCAACACATGGATGGCTTCGTCGGTTTGCCATATTAAATACTTTAGTAAatgagtttatttttcagtcctGGTATGTGTATGTGTTGAGATGTGAAAAAGGAAAGATACCTGAACTTGTCAATATTTCTGGTATCCTATCAGATCAGTAGCAGTTGAAAATCTATAACCCCTCACTGTGTACCTGTGTGTTTTAccaaggccatgtttagatctaaagtttggacccaaacttcagtccttttccatcacatcaacctgtcattcacacacaatttttcagtcacatcatctccaatttcaaccaaaatctaaactttgcgctgaactaaacacagcccaagtcTATTCTTACTATTGAGTATTTTGGTGGTTGTGACGGTGGCGGCAGCAGCCGCATCAAATCACCAACAGCTTTAGGTTCACAAATCATCAGCAGAAGATGTATATATAATACGGGTAAGTTGAGTCTCACAGATTTTACCCACacccaatatatatatatatatgaaagggCAAAACAAATACCATTCCGTTAGGgtttttttaagtcaaaaaaGGGGtgaaaaagtacaaaattaCGCCCACAACCAGGGCCAATAGCTGAACAGTGTGCATAGCTCTCCTGGAGCAACACGTGTCCACGCGATCCGTACACAGCCGGAGGGGAGAACGATAAAACACGAGTGCAAGGCTGAGTGGCTGACAAAAGGACAAAGCACACCCACACCTTTTGCAGCCCGGTGTCTGCATACGGGGCTCGGCGGGTACACAGGCGGTACAGCCGCAGCCTGGGCGCGCATGGATGACAGGACGAGTGGTCCACGACGCCATCCCCCCTACCCAACGTCCCAACCTGAGCGGAGCAGAGCAACAGCATACGACGCGGGGATCGATCGATTTGGGCGCGGTGCGCGCGCGGGGGGCCTACGGGCCGTGGCGCGGTCGGGCAGGGAGCTGAGCGAAGCGGATCTCGCCTGCACCGCCGCACCGCGACGCGGACGAGGGGCACGACGGCGCTGGTGGGCCGCGCCGCGAGCGAGGTGGGGATAGGGATGGGAATCATGCCGTCACGGACGTATGGGCCGCCGTACGGTTCGTGCCCCGCCGTGAGTTTGTCGCCACGCTAACTTGAATCTGGGCATCTCTACgttgggagcgtatcctatgcacacaggccctcgcgtaTACACAccatgtacaccaactaaaaattatcacaaaaaattctagaaaaattcatacatgtactttcaatagtattacatctacgtgcaaagtcgcatctttaaattcattctacatagagaataacaaaaaaaataaaattctgacaaaattgcaaccttaaaactatcagtttttttttgttacggctaaaatataatgaatttgacgttaagattttaaccctaggtgtaatacaattgaaagtatgtgtatgattttttctagattttttggtgatattttttagttggtgtgcacgtgtgtacacgtaagggcctgtgtgcataggatatgttgccctCTATGTTAGCTCCCAAGGTTTAAGGGTTAAGATCGACAATTAGTCCCTGACCAACCCGGCAATCGTTCTCTTTTGGGATTGTTGGAGAGCGTGTAATCCTGCAATTTGGCCGGCCAAGCGAAAATTAGCACTATTGTGAGGGCTCCCAAAACTCGTAAATAGTGAAATCATAGATGTGCCACTTATTTTTGTCTTTTTACTACGGTTAAGAGTGTATTTGTGGGTGCTTCAATATAGTGTTGTATGTGTAGCAGTGTTGTGCATGTGTTCGTGTATGTCCTTatcggaaagaaaaaaaaaactcctataATAATTGAACTGCTTTATGTAATATATTCCAACCAAGTTTCTTTTGATGTTGTCTCTTGGTCCACGCACTGTCAGTAGATTCCATCCGATGACATGCACTAGATCTTACAAAATACTAAGGATGAGCCCTATGACATTCTAGTACTATTTGTACAATGAATTCTATGTCAACTAttgttttaaagaaaaaaagcatGTAGATGTAGTATTTGTATTAGTTCCTTGTAGACATAATTGTGCATACCTTTGTTATGCTGTGTACAATCACTAGCGGATTCATGACCCCAACAAACCTGAGACTAAAGGTACATGAAAAGTATTTACACACTGAGATTACCATGTAACCTCTGATGTGGCCCACCATACAATGGGTCGACCTAGTGCCTCACACCATATACAAGCTTTGTCACGTATACAATCCACGAGTTCGTGTATGGgagcttttgttttctttttctggagTGCATAGAGTAAAATCCCTTAGTTATTATTATTCTATCAGATCTCCACATATATTTATAGGACAAAGTTAGCTAGAGCCTCACACTTTATATGGTTATACATAACCCAACATCCAAATATCAATATGTTGATATAGCTCACTTGTTTTTTGTTGGATAATATTTTTCTCCCTCTTCGTTCAATGAGTTTTCCATTAAAAAATTGaccttatatttttttctttacaaacttttaaaaataccTCTTAATATAATATACTCATGTGCATgagataacttttttttttggagaaggGCAGGAGGCAAGGGTCTAGGCCTAGCCGTGGGAGATGAGTCAGCGGCGAAACTAGATTCCGGCCTGGTAAGGCGGCCGCCCTAGCTCCACCAGTTTCATACCCATTGTTGATTAGTGAAAATATTTGTGAAATTAGTATTAGTGATGAACGAGAAATATCATTTGCCATGCAGATTCAATGGCGTTACTGGCTCCATTTATGAGTTGTTGGCAAGAAGATAAGGTTCAACACAGTTCGAAAATTCCCCATCTCTTATCTATCTAAttgcacaacaaaataaatgacaaTCATGttgtttttaataagataaatagtcaaatatatatataaaaaggtaAAGGTGCCATATATTAAAAATCGGAGGGGATAACACATTCTCCAGATCCTACGTATTGATGCTTCCTCATACGAATAGAGTACTTAGGAACTTCTATGAACTGCAAAACGTAGAGGATATGAGTATAATTTTGTTGATCCTCAGACTACTATAGAATCATGgctgttcttcttcctccccttccaaTCCCTTAAGAAGTTTCCTTTTcatgtataaaaaaaatgttccaaCCAAAAAAGATTGTCCATGCAAAGTTTCCTTTTCATGTATAAAAAACCGGTAAAAAAATATGACCCATCAAGAAGAACATCCTGATGTAGCGTACTGACATGCATATAAGTGGTACTAAATGCTATAAGAGTACCAGTAACATTTGTTGTTATAGCTAAATGACAGCATTGAAGCAGCTGCAGAGTCAGGACACTGTTAGAAAGTGAGAGCTTGACATTTCTATGTCAATCATCTAGTACTGGAAACATTTCTATGTCAATCATCTACTAGAAGTTAGTAGAAGCTTAGAATTCTACAAAGGGCTTCTAGAATTTCAAGCACGGGTAGTTTTGACCTATAGGAGTGTAGTAGCCAAGTAGGAGTATTCTCTGTTTTTCAGCTGGTCAGCCTTCAGTTCTCGTGGAGAAAATCCTCTTGGACTTAAAAAGTCCAAATCGAAGATATGCCAGCAACAATGGTGGCAAACGCTGCGTTTTATACGGACGGGTCCCATCCATTGGCAGCGACGCAGCGCGCATGCGCGCAACCCATCCAGACCAGAATACCGCGAGCCCGTCCAGAATACGGCAAGAGCCCATCCAGAATACCGCGAGAAACCAGCTTGCGAGATGCGAAGTACTAACTGCCAAACCAACGGTCTATTCCCCTTAGCGGCAAAAAGGACTGGCTGCTAGATAATGCAGCCGTATCCCAGTCGGTATCCGTCGATTGGCAGGTGGCGCATCAGACCAGCTGACCAAGTCCACCATAGTAGGAGTACTAAAGTGGGGCCCGTTGTTATACGGCTCGAGCAACAAAGCGCATGACGCTCTTTGTACCCTCTCTGTATCAAGCGTCCTTGAAACAGTGGAGCGATGAAACATTGCATCAGAATTCGATTAGTGCATGCTGCTCTTTGTACCTTTTCTGTATCAAAGCGTCCTTTGAAACTGTGGAGTGATGAAACATGCATCAGAATTCTAACgattagtagtactagtagtatgcGCGTGCTAAACGTCACGGTGCATTTTTATTTGTCTTTAATAATTGTTAAAATTTCatattagcaaaaaaaatattattatatgatATGTGCATTTAAACTTTAATTCTACCGATTAGTAGTATATGCTAGTTCGCCAAACTGTGAGAGTTGTCTTTCTTTATGTGCAAGTCATTTACGCCTACATGGGGTTTCCTGTGTTGTATTAGGATGAACTTGTGCGTGAAAATAAACATAAGCTTACCACGTTCAGATGAGCATATGTGCATTGGGAATATATTCTATACACATAAGTTTCCCGTATATACCAGCTAGCAAATATCacagaaaattttagaaaaaattagagacatatttttaatagtattacacatacGTGTGAAATCTTATCTTCAATATATTTTAGCTGTAATAAAAAAGACaat
This window of the Oryza sativa Japonica Group chromosome 4, ASM3414082v1 genome carries:
- the LOC136351146 gene encoding ethylene-responsive transcription factor ERF025-like, whose translation is MSDHGPPPPRSSGKHPFYRGIRSRSGKWVSEIREPRKARRIWLGTFPTAEMAAVAYDVAARALRGPDAALNFPDLAASRTAPPASSSADDIRAAAAAAAASLQHDRAGGGIAPAASGSAHQQRGGSSAAARTTAGSGGAQQEGSSGAGAGSHQYFLDEEALFETPQFLRNMAAGMMMSPPRLSPSSSDDSPDPSEAGGSLWSYRDP